In Phoenix dactylifera cultivar Barhee BC4 unplaced genomic scaffold, palm_55x_up_171113_PBpolish2nd_filt_p 000167F, whole genome shotgun sequence, a single window of DNA contains:
- the LOC120105009 gene encoding beta-galactosidase 3-like, whose product MLPSERRRAHGSLCSITPAHSQLTNVEMRTDSAACSLSSNHIGCSAAVTDFATLYSYNDVSPHSPVHRAKAMAISTLFSSLPSVLFLLFLFFSTASSANVTYDRRSLIIDGQRKLLISASIHYPRSVPAMWPGLVAAAKEGGADVIETYVFWNGHELSPGNYYFEDRFDLVKFVRIVRDAGMYMILRIGPFVAAEWNFGGVPVWLHYVPGTVFRTNSEPFKRHMKSFTTYIVDMMKREKFFASQGGHIILAQIENEYGDIERVYGDGGKPYAMWAASMALSQNTGVPWIMCQQYDAPDPVINTCNSFYCDQFTPNSPNKPKIWTENWPGWFQTFGARNPHRPAEDIAFSVARFFQKGGSLLNYYMYHGGTNFDRTSGGPFITTSYDYDAPIDEYGLVRLPKWEHLKELHKAIKLCEHALLHGEQMLQVLGPLQEVNVYSDPSGGCVAFIANMDEENDTWIIFQNKSYNVPAWSVSILPDCKNVAFNTAKVRSQTFIVDMVPENLQALIISPKKSSGDLQWNIFMEKAGIWGESDFVRKGFVDHINTTKDSTDYLWYTTSLYVDESEEYLSGRSHPILMVESKGHAVHAFVNQELQASASGNGSDSTFKLQTPISLRAGKNEIALLSMTVGLQNAGPFYEWVGAGLTSVKIRLNNGTIDLSSNTWIYKIGLEGEQQNIFKADGKNDVKWMPKSDPPRNQPLTWYKVVVDPPEGNEPVGLDMQFMGKGQAWLNGKAIGRYWPVTSSIHDECAPSCNYRGKFFPDKCRTGCGEPTQRWYHVPRSWFQPSGNILVIFEEKGGDPTKITFSRRRVIGLCGFVSTDYPSMDLESWDQSIRSNNGDKAAVHLKCPEGMLISSITFASFGNPSGTCRSYRQGSCHYPNSFSVVEKACRHKSQCAVSLSEDNFGNDLCPSMVKMLAVEAACSW is encoded by the exons ATGTTGCCATCCGAAAGGCGCAGAGCCCATGGTTCTCTCTGCAGCATCACGCCTGCTCATTCACAGCTCACCAACGTGGAGATGCGCACGGACTCTGCTGCCTGCAGTTTATCATCAAACCACATTGGCTGTTCCGCAGCTGTCACAGACTTCGCTACGCTTTACTCTTATAATGACGTCTCCCCTCACTCTCCCGTCCACAGAGCCAAAGCAATGGCGATTTCcactctcttctcctccttgcCTTCTGTTCTCTTCTtgctcttcttgtttttctctACGGCGTCGTCGGCCAATGTCACCTACGACCGCCGCTCTCTTATTATTGATGGCCAGCGCAAGCTCCTCATCTCCGCCTCCATCCACTACCCTCGCAGCGTCCCTGCC ATGTGGCCCGGCCTCGTCGCCGCTGCCAAGGAAGGCGGCGCCGACGTGATCGAGACGTACGTCTTCTGGAACGGCCACGAGCTCTCTCCAGGCAAT TACTATTTTGAGGACCGGTTCGACCTGGTGAAGTTCGTGCGCATTGTAAGGGATGCCGGGATGTACATGATCCTCCGCATTGGGCCATTTGTTGCCGCAGAGTGGAATTTTGG GGGAGTGCCAGTTTGGCTGCATTATGTGCCCGGGACTGTCTTTCGGACAAACAGCGAGCCATTTAAG AGGCATATGAAGAGCTTCACAACGTATATAGTGGATATGATGAAGCGAGAGAAGTTCTTCGCTTCACAGGGCGGCCACATTATCTTAGCTCAG ATTGAAAATGAATATGGGGACATCGAAAGGGTTTATGGAGATGGGGGGAAGCCATATGCAATGTGGGCTGCGAGTATGGCTCTCTCTCAGAATACTGGTGTACCTTGGATTATGTGTCAACAATATGATGCTCCTGATCCAGTG ATCAATACGTGTAATTCATTTTACTGTGATCAGTTCACACCAAATTCCCCAAACAAGCCAAAAATTTGGACAGAGAATTGGCCGGGATG GTTTCAAACTTTTGGGGCCAGAAATCCTCATAGGCCAGCTGAGGATATTGCATTTTCCGTTGCTCGTTTTTTCCAGAAAGGTGGTAGCCTTCTAAATTATTACATG TATCATGGTGGAACAAACTTTGACCGCACTTCTGGGGGACCATTTATCACAACAAGCTACGATTATGATGCACCTATTGATGAATATG GGTTGGTGAGGCTTCCAAAATGGGAACACCTGAAGGAACTTCATAAAGCTATAAAGTTATGTGAGCATGCTCTGCTTCATGGTGAGCAAATGCTTCAAGTCCTTGGTCCTCTCCAAGAG GTCAATGTTTATTCAGATCCCTCAGGAGGATGTGTTGCATTCATTGCTAAtatggatgaagaaaatgatACATGGATCATTTTTCAGAACAAATCATATAATGTTCCAGCTTGGTCAGTTAGTATTCTGCCAGATTGCAAGAACGTGGCATTTAATACAGCCAAG GTTCGATCTCAAACTTTTATAGTAGACATGGTACCAGAGAATTTGCAAGCATTAATAATTTCTCCAAAGAAAAGTTCAGGAGATCTCCAGTGGAACATCTTCATGGAGAAGGCTGGGATTTGGGGAGAATCTGACTTTGTCAGAAAGGGATTTGTAGATCATATTAACACCACAAAAGATTCCACTGATTATCTTTGGTACACTACAAG TTTGTATGTAGATGAAAGTGAAGAATACTTGAGTGGCAGGAGCCATCCAATTCTCATGGTTGAATCAAAAGGCCATGCTGTCCATGCTTTTGTCAATCAGGAGCTTCAAG CCAGTGCATCTGGAAATGGCTCAGATTCAACTTTCAAGCTTCAGACTCCCATTTCCTTGAGGGCAGGAAAGAATGAAATTGCTCTGTTGAGCATGACTGTTGGCTTACAA AATGCAGGACCATTTTATGAATGGGTGGGAGCAGGGTTGACCAGTGTTAAAATCAGGTTGAATAATGGGACCATTGACTTGTCCTCAAATACGTGGATATATAAG ATTGGGTTAGAAGGGGAGCAGCAAAATATATTCAAGGCAGATGGTAAAAATGATGTGAAGTGGATGCCAAAATCAGACCCTCCAAGGAATCAACCTTTGACATGGTACAAG GTAGTTGTGGATCCTCCAGAAGGAAATGAGCCTGTTGGGCTGGACATGCAATTTATGGGAAAAGGCCAAGCTTGGCTAAATGGAAAAGCCATTGGAAGATACTGGCCCGTGACAAGCTCCATACATGATGAATGTGCTCCTAGTTGTAATTACAGAGGCAAATTTTTCCCAGACAAATGCAGAACAGGATGTGGAGAGCCAACTCAGAGATG GTATCATGTCCCCAGGTCCTGGTTTCAACCATCAGGGAATATTCTGGTGATATTTGAGGAGAAAGGTGGAGATCCCACTAAGATTACTTTTTCAAGAAGACGAGTGATAGGTCTCTGTGGATTTGTATCGACAGACTATCCTTCCATGGACTTGGAATCTTGGGATCAGAGCATCAGAAGCAATAATGGAGATAAGGCAGCAGTGCATTTGAAGTGTCCTGAGGGCATGCTTATTTCCTCCATTACATTTGCCAGCTTTGGAAATCCAAGTGGAACATGCAGATCCtaccgccaaggaagctgtcaTTATCCCAACTCCTTCTCTGTGGTTGAAAAG GCCTGTCGACATAAAAGTCAGTGTGCTGTGTCATTGTCTGAAGACAACTTCGGTAATGATTTGTGTCCCAGCATGGTTAAGATGCTCGCTGTTGAAGCAGCATGTAGCTGGTAG